One genomic segment of Bradyrhizobium diazoefficiens includes these proteins:
- a CDS encoding alpha/beta fold hydrolase: MGNPLQIFHGAEDQVIEPKQARDLHQALPRSDLHLIPNAGHMVTHADPAAIAQAVNSVSNA; encoded by the coding sequence ATGGGCAACCCACTGCAAATATTCCATGGAGCAGAGGACCAGGTGATCGAACCCAAGCAAGCGCGAGATTTACATCAGGCGCTACCTCGGTCCGATCTTCACCTGATTCCGAATGCCGGGCATATGGTCACGCACGCAGATCCCGCCGCCATCGCGCAGGCTGTCAATTCAGTATCAAATGCTTAA
- a CDS encoding AAA family ATPase — protein MEIRTWLRGLGLGRHESLFIANAIDCDVLPQLTELDFEKIGIPLGDRKRLMSGINALPPRSPSPVGNAAVAPFAERRHLTVMICDLVDSTALAARLDPEDMSAVIDAYHAACARITRSYDGFLADFRGDGILAYFGYPIAHEDDPERTVRAALDIIAAVARLETRAGEPLAVRIGIATGMVVVGDLGGEGKLREHSVVGGAPNVAARVQALVGPNTVVVAESTRRLLADIFDLRDLGPHQLKGISAPVSAWVVQGLSASKSRFEAVRPAELSSLIGRDSELKFLLERQDLARAGEGQIVLISGEPGIGKSRLATALTERAGNHQSDAQFRYQCSPYHANSALHPVVEQLERSAGIKAEDTAEKRLDKLEALLALRGPEVEAVAPLFAALLSIPFACRYPELKLSPAQQRRRTLAALLDHFESRSRKQPILLLFEDVHWADDTTLELLDLIVERARLLPMLVLVTFRPEFEPAWTGLANVGSLTLGRLNPDDVKGVATQVANGRALPTDVMKQIITKTDGNPLFVEELTKAVLEAGILVEDQNGYQLGSPLPPFAIPETLHDSLMARLDRLHSVKEIAQIGATIGREFSYCLIRAVVAREETRLQQSLSELEQAGLIFRQGDLPEAVYTFKHALVRDAAYQSLLKTRRRQLHAQIARALEEEFQTAAVNDPEILAHHFTESGLLEQATDYWLKAGKRALGRSSNAEAVKHLARGLELIQQLRSSPQRDRKELDFHLALGPAVAATDGDAAPETLRVFSRARALLGESASLEERMTILWGNYLAHFMRAEYGTALEDARQCLALAAEYDHPGVSVLATRFIGQTLHCTGVFADARNHLERALSLCSTNPVTISTYRRFGVDDAVNSLAWLSSTQLVLGYPEQSARILEQTEILARTRQQSFTTALALGNIVILGIIGGDAQRALAHADEAISLSVEHEFAAIERRARFFRGALLAQAGELQAGIDLMRSALAATYRNSERGRRSLYLGHLALAHAKLGEPEVGLRLLEEGVQMVQATGERFFEAELYRIRGTINLGLGRSDQAEADLQRSVAVAQQQQARWWELRASICLARHWINEGRYFEARSLVNPVYTWFTEGRDTPDLEDARTLVEELSSIPGLKEADHGNC, from the coding sequence ATGGAAATCAGGACGTGGCTGAGAGGGCTGGGCCTGGGACGGCATGAGTCCCTGTTCATCGCGAACGCCATAGATTGCGATGTGCTGCCGCAATTGACGGAACTCGACTTCGAAAAGATCGGTATCCCGCTCGGCGATCGGAAGCGTCTCATGAGCGGGATAAATGCGCTTCCTCCCCGCTCTCCCTCACCTGTCGGGAACGCTGCAGTTGCGCCCTTTGCGGAACGGCGCCATCTCACGGTGATGATCTGTGATTTAGTCGATTCGACCGCCTTGGCGGCCCGGCTTGACCCGGAAGATATGAGCGCCGTTATCGATGCCTATCACGCCGCTTGTGCTCGGATAACGCGCTCCTATGACGGCTTTCTCGCGGACTTTCGTGGAGACGGCATACTTGCGTATTTCGGCTATCCCATTGCGCACGAGGACGATCCTGAACGAACAGTTAGAGCGGCACTAGACATCATTGCTGCTGTCGCACGGCTTGAAACGCGCGCAGGAGAACCTCTCGCCGTTCGCATCGGCATCGCTACCGGAATGGTGGTCGTGGGCGACCTCGGCGGCGAAGGCAAACTTCGTGAGCATTCCGTAGTTGGAGGCGCTCCTAATGTCGCGGCTCGCGTGCAAGCCTTGGTCGGGCCGAATACGGTGGTCGTCGCCGAGTCTACGCGCCGTCTTCTTGCCGATATCTTCGATCTTCGCGATTTGGGCCCCCACCAGCTCAAAGGCATCAGCGCGCCCGTGAGCGCGTGGGTCGTTCAGGGCCTCTCGGCCTCCAAGAGCCGATTTGAGGCGGTGCGTCCGGCAGAGCTCAGCTCTCTCATCGGCCGCGACTCCGAGTTGAAGTTCCTGTTGGAACGTCAGGATTTGGCTCGGGCCGGCGAAGGCCAGATTGTCCTTATCTCTGGTGAACCGGGTATTGGCAAATCGCGGCTTGCAACGGCTCTAACGGAACGTGCGGGCAACCATCAATCAGACGCGCAATTTCGCTATCAGTGTTCGCCTTATCACGCCAATAGTGCACTTCATCCCGTGGTCGAGCAGTTGGAGAGGAGCGCGGGGATTAAGGCGGAGGATACGGCCGAGAAGCGGCTTGATAAGCTGGAGGCGCTGCTCGCTTTGAGAGGGCCGGAAGTTGAGGCCGTGGCACCACTTTTTGCTGCATTGCTATCGATCCCATTCGCATGCCGTTATCCGGAACTGAAGCTAAGTCCCGCTCAGCAGCGTCGACGCACGCTTGCCGCGCTGCTCGATCATTTCGAGAGCCGATCGCGCAAACAGCCGATCCTCTTGCTCTTCGAAGATGTTCACTGGGCCGACGACACTACTCTCGAACTGCTCGACCTCATCGTCGAGCGAGCCCGTCTGCTGCCTATGCTTGTACTGGTTACCTTTCGACCAGAGTTTGAGCCTGCTTGGACGGGTCTTGCAAATGTTGGAAGCCTGACGTTAGGACGGCTCAATCCCGACGATGTTAAAGGCGTGGCCACCCAGGTGGCCAATGGCCGCGCGCTTCCGACAGACGTGATGAAACAGATCATAACCAAGACGGATGGGAATCCGCTTTTCGTGGAGGAACTCACAAAGGCCGTCCTCGAAGCAGGAATTCTGGTCGAAGATCAAAATGGCTATCAACTCGGAAGTCCGTTACCGCCTTTCGCGATCCCAGAAACCCTGCACGATTCCCTCATGGCGCGGCTCGACCGCCTGCACTCAGTAAAGGAGATCGCCCAAATTGGCGCCACCATCGGCCGTGAATTTTCCTATTGCTTGATACGAGCTGTGGTCGCTCGCGAGGAAACACGTTTGCAGCAGTCCCTCTCTGAACTCGAACAGGCCGGACTCATTTTCCGGCAAGGTGATTTGCCGGAAGCGGTGTACACGTTCAAGCACGCGTTGGTGCGAGATGCGGCTTATCAAAGTTTACTGAAAACACGACGGCGGCAACTCCATGCTCAAATAGCGCGCGCCCTGGAGGAAGAATTCCAGACAGCCGCTGTGAACGATCCGGAAATCCTTGCGCATCATTTCACCGAATCCGGCCTGCTTGAACAGGCTACTGACTATTGGCTCAAGGCCGGAAAGCGTGCGCTCGGTCGGTCCTCCAATGCCGAAGCCGTAAAACATCTGGCGCGAGGGCTGGAGCTGATCCAACAGCTGCGGAGCTCGCCACAACGCGATCGCAAAGAACTGGATTTCCATCTGGCTCTTGGGCCTGCAGTCGCCGCGACCGACGGCGACGCCGCGCCCGAAACGTTGCGGGTCTTCTCGCGAGCTCGCGCGCTGCTTGGCGAAAGCGCGAGCCTCGAAGAACGAATGACGATCCTATGGGGCAACTACCTAGCTCACTTCATGCGCGCGGAGTATGGGACAGCGCTCGAGGATGCCCGCCAATGCCTTGCGTTGGCCGCAGAGTATGATCATCCTGGCGTTTCCGTCTTAGCCACGCGCTTCATCGGACAGACGCTGCATTGCACAGGCGTGTTCGCCGACGCGCGCAACCACCTGGAGCGAGCGCTCTCGTTGTGCTCGACCAATCCCGTCACAATATCGACCTATCGCCGCTTTGGAGTCGACGACGCGGTGAACAGTCTAGCGTGGCTCTCGTCGACGCAATTAGTGCTTGGTTATCCCGAACAATCCGCAAGGATCCTCGAGCAGACCGAAATTCTTGCTCGAACGAGGCAACAAAGCTTCACAACCGCCCTTGCTCTGGGGAACATAGTCATTTTGGGAATAATCGGAGGCGACGCACAGCGTGCCCTGGCACACGCCGACGAGGCAATATCACTCAGCGTTGAGCATGAATTCGCGGCGATCGAACGAAGAGCGCGTTTTTTCCGTGGAGCACTATTAGCCCAAGCAGGAGAACTTCAAGCCGGGATCGACCTGATGCGCAGCGCCTTGGCGGCAACTTACCGCAATTCTGAACGAGGCCGCCGCAGTCTCTACCTGGGCCATCTCGCCCTTGCCCATGCCAAACTCGGAGAGCCGGAAGTTGGCCTTCGTCTGCTGGAGGAAGGCGTTCAGATGGTGCAGGCAACAGGTGAGAGGTTCTTTGAAGCCGAGTTGTACCGTATCCGGGGCACCATCAATCTAGGACTCGGCAGGAGTGACCAAGCAGAGGCCGATCTGCAGCGGTCCGTGGCGGTTGCACAGCAACAACAAGCCCGCTGGTGGGAGTTGCGTGCCTCCATTTGTCTCGCTCGGCATTGGATCAACGAAGGCAGATACTTCGAAGCTAGGTCCCTGGTAAACCCCGTATACACGTGGTTCACCGAAGGTCGGGATACGCCAGATCTGGAAGACGCCAGGACCCTCGTAGAGGAGTTGAGCTCAATTCCGGGATTGAAAGAGGCAGACCACGGTAACTGCTAG